From one Streptomyces sp. CA-210063 genomic stretch:
- a CDS encoding ATP-binding protein codes for MKVPHSIRGARHAPSPHRPNRWELAAILDDAVLATDELFADAVRHASADPADTIAVVLECSERELRVTLADPTPPRPRTVGPGSESGRGPAVVAALADDWGTDPPEPGAVGKKVWFSLAVREPM; via the coding sequence GTGAAAGTCCCGCACAGCATCCGCGGCGCCCGGCACGCTCCCTCGCCGCACCGGCCAAACCGGTGGGAGCTCGCCGCGATCCTCGACGACGCCGTCCTCGCCACCGACGAACTCTTCGCCGACGCGGTCCGGCACGCGAGCGCCGATCCCGCCGACACCATCGCCGTCGTCCTCGAGTGCTCCGAGCGCGAACTGCGCGTGACGCTCGCCGATCCCACGCCGCCCCGGCCACGGACCGTGGGCCCGGGCTCAGAGTCGGGGCGTGGGCCGGCCGTCGTCGCCGCGCTCGCCGACGACTGGGGCACCGATCCGCCGGAACCGGGTGCCGTGGGCAAGAAGGTGTGGTTCTCGCTCGCGGTCCGGGAGCCGATGTGA
- a CDS encoding SDR family NAD(P)-dependent oxidoreductase, with protein sequence MVYVEESPPLRDGYVPAGWPGMRGKRVVVTGGSRGLGEGIVRLLLAEGARVATCAREGAGLAALGASMTGEERARLFTDELDVTDPGRLEDFVTASAKRFGGVGDTQRPGDTEGAEEARGPDGLDGVVACVGGSRGGTFEQADSADWSVTWELNVGHTARLVRAALPHLRAAGGGSIVLISSISGWKPGPPAQYGAAKSALIHLAASLARELGPDRIRVNAVSPGSMLIPGRRWDRMRHEDPRAYDAFAGAELPTGAPVSPHEVARTVVFLLSDWATGVSGAHLPVDRAQNAPSPYGY encoded by the coding sequence ATGGTGTACGTCGAAGAGAGCCCGCCCCTGCGGGACGGATACGTCCCCGCCGGGTGGCCCGGCATGCGGGGCAAGAGGGTTGTGGTGACCGGGGGCAGCCGGGGGCTGGGCGAGGGCATCGTGCGGCTGCTGCTCGCCGAGGGTGCCCGGGTGGCGACCTGCGCGCGTGAGGGGGCGGGACTGGCGGCGCTGGGCGCGTCCATGACGGGGGAGGAGCGGGCCAGGCTGTTCACCGACGAACTCGACGTCACGGACCCCGGACGGCTGGAGGACTTCGTCACGGCGTCGGCGAAACGTTTCGGCGGTGTTGGGGACACACAGCGGCCGGGTGACACGGAGGGCGCGGAAGAAGCACGAGGACCCGACGGGCTCGACGGCGTCGTCGCCTGTGTCGGCGGCTCGCGCGGCGGCACCTTCGAACAGGCGGACAGCGCCGACTGGTCGGTGACCTGGGAGCTGAACGTCGGGCACACGGCACGCCTCGTCCGCGCCGCGCTGCCGCATCTGCGCGCGGCCGGCGGCGGTTCGATCGTGCTGATCAGCTCGATCTCCGGCTGGAAACCGGGACCACCCGCCCAGTACGGGGCGGCGAAGAGCGCCCTGATCCACCTGGCCGCCTCCCTGGCCCGCGAGCTGGGCCCGGACCGCATCCGCGTCAACGCGGTGTCGCCGGGCTCGATGCTGATCCCCGGCCGCCGCTGGGACCGTATGCGCCACGAGGACCCACGGGCGTACGACGCCTTCGCCGGGGCGGAGCTGCCGACCGGTGCGCCCGTCTCTCCGCACGAGGTGGCACGCACGGTGGTGTTCCTGCTCTCCGACTGGGCGACCGGCGTCTCCGGCGCCCATCTGCCCGTGGACCGGGCCCAGAACGCGCCCTCGCCGTACGGCTACTAG
- a CDS encoding response regulator, translated as MSIRVLVADDQTIIRTGLRIMLNAQPGIEVVGEAADGREAVRLARELRPDVCLFDIRMPVLDGLEATLLVAGPGVADPLAVVVITTFDLDEYVYGSLRAGARGFLLKDTGPDLLAQAVRSASDGEALIAPSVTVRLLQAFADLPAGRPVAQPVSPVTAREEQVLLAVARGLTNTEIADALHISLSTVKTHLASLMAKLGARNRVEIAMWAYETRRILPGT; from the coding sequence GTGTCCATTCGCGTCCTCGTCGCTGACGACCAGACGATCATCCGCACCGGGTTGCGGATCATGCTGAACGCCCAGCCCGGCATCGAGGTGGTCGGCGAGGCCGCCGACGGGCGGGAAGCGGTACGTCTGGCCCGCGAACTACGCCCCGACGTCTGCCTGTTCGACATCCGCATGCCCGTACTCGACGGGCTCGAGGCCACCCTGCTGGTCGCCGGCCCGGGCGTCGCCGACCCGCTGGCCGTGGTCGTCATCACCACGTTCGACCTCGACGAGTACGTCTACGGCTCACTGCGTGCCGGCGCCCGCGGATTCCTCCTCAAAGACACGGGACCGGACCTTCTGGCGCAGGCCGTACGGTCGGCGTCCGACGGTGAGGCGCTCATCGCGCCCAGCGTCACCGTCCGTCTGCTCCAGGCATTCGCGGACCTGCCCGCCGGCCGGCCCGTGGCCCAGCCGGTCTCCCCCGTCACCGCCCGCGAGGAGCAGGTGCTCCTCGCCGTCGCTCGCGGGCTGACCAACACCGAGATCGCCGATGCACTGCACATCAGCCTCAGCACGGTGAAGACGCATCTGGCCAGCCTGATGGCCAAACTCGGCGCCCGCAACCGGGTCGAGATCGCGATGTGGGCCTACGAAACGCGCCGTATCCTCCCCGGAACCTGA
- a CDS encoding sensor histidine kinase, protein MLRDDLRTLWTEPRPPDAPARVRRDWALLAAGLAGVALEATLRENVVWRPVAVVFAVWLCLLPLWRRTRPLAMVTLAFGSVILLQVASLVAAAREPVGLNTGAVVLVLVYALPRWGSGREVVLGGAVILAAGALCSVTDETPVVENVVGFVFLLLPGVFGAAVRFWVTARERQLEQVRSREREQLARELHDTVAHHVSAMVIIAQAGGVLAGADPSAAVKALEGVEEEGARTLEEMRAMVAALRDRGVGAELAPPAGVADLERLVRTPGGRLRVDLGLDGELDALPPAVDAAVYRIVQESVTNALRHAVDATELVVRVAAEGHTVRVSVRDNGRRTGRGRDGYGLTGLRERATLLGGTLRVGPGTDRGWHVEAELPRARSESGVHSRPRR, encoded by the coding sequence GTGCTCCGAGACGACCTGCGAACCCTGTGGACCGAACCCCGGCCGCCCGACGCGCCCGCCCGGGTGCGGCGGGACTGGGCGCTGCTCGCCGCGGGCCTTGCCGGTGTGGCGCTGGAGGCCACCCTGCGCGAGAACGTCGTGTGGCGGCCGGTGGCGGTGGTGTTCGCCGTATGGCTGTGCCTGCTGCCCCTGTGGCGCCGGACCCGCCCGCTGGCGATGGTGACGCTGGCGTTCGGCTCGGTGATCCTGCTTCAGGTGGCCTCGCTCGTCGCCGCAGCGCGCGAGCCCGTCGGCCTGAACACCGGCGCGGTCGTGCTCGTGCTGGTGTACGCGCTGCCCCGGTGGGGATCGGGACGCGAGGTCGTGTTGGGCGGCGCGGTGATCCTCGCGGCCGGCGCGCTGTGTTCCGTCACGGACGAGACGCCGGTCGTTGAGAACGTCGTGGGCTTCGTCTTCCTGCTGCTGCCCGGCGTGTTCGGGGCTGCCGTGCGGTTCTGGGTGACCGCTCGCGAGCGGCAGTTGGAGCAGGTGCGCTCCCGCGAGCGCGAGCAGCTCGCCCGGGAACTGCACGACACGGTGGCCCACCACGTGTCGGCCATGGTGATCATCGCCCAGGCGGGCGGGGTGCTCGCGGGCGCCGACCCGTCTGCCGCCGTCAAGGCGCTGGAGGGGGTCGAGGAGGAAGGGGCGCGCACGCTGGAGGAAATGCGTGCCATGGTCGCCGCGCTGCGCGACCGCGGGGTCGGCGCCGAGCTGGCGCCCCCTGCCGGAGTCGCGGATCTGGAGCGCCTGGTGCGCACCCCGGGTGGCCGCCTCAGGGTCGACCTGGGGCTCGACGGCGAACTGGACGCGCTGCCCCCGGCCGTGGACGCGGCCGTCTACCGGATCGTGCAGGAGTCGGTGACCAACGCGCTGCGCCATGCGGTCGACGCGACCGAGCTCGTCGTTCGGGTCGCCGCGGAAGGGCACACGGTACGGGTGAGCGTGCGCGACAACGGCCGGCGCACCGGCCGGGGTCGCGACGGATACGGACTTACCGGACTGCGCGAGCGCGCGACCCTGCTCGGCGGCACACTACGAGTCGGCCCGGGTACCGACCGGGGCTGGCATGTCGAAGCCGAACTGCCGAGAGCGAGGAGCGAGAGCGGTGTCCATTCGCGTCCTCGTCGCTGA
- a CDS encoding MMPL family transporter encodes MLSKALLRLGASAARHPWRVIAAWLVAATLAVLAAVAFGGRTADTMTAPGLDSQRAAELIERAGTGQEGMTAQVVVTPLDDGASFFDDDGARTALTRLRAEVKRLPHVLGTSDPAGALDAGGDTAVRGGLVSADGRIAVVRVQYPDQSRLSAEDLDALVDLGDRLRAELPLRIEMGGNLFYAFSDPDGGASELIGLLAAAAILFLAFGSLVAAALPIGMAVFGLTVGVATMTVLAGVTEVPTFAPVLGSMVGLGVGIDYALFVLARHREYLACGLDPQAAAGRAVATAGRPVVFAGGTVVVSILGLAVANVPFMTVGGVAVSIVVLTMVLASVTLLPAFLGAAGPRLARAGRIGRAVQTRKPARLARRRDPAAGAAHAAGWRRWIGHVSRHPVPYAVGAAGLLLTATLPVLGLRVGLPDDGSLPHSRTERRAYDLVAEGFGPGTNGPLVIAADPTGDPGVLDRLVGAVAADPGIASVAPTHIDRATGIATLVVFPTTSPQDKATADTIARLRTDVLPTAIGHGPARAHVGGAAASLSDVGQRTSQRLPVFVAAVLAMSFLLLMLVFRSILVPLKAVLLNLLSIGAAYGVMVAVFQWGWGGALIGLEATVPIVSFIPMFLFAILFGLSMDYEVFLLSRVREEYLRTGDNGTAIVEGVSRTARIITSAALIMVAVFLSFAVAEDPSTKMFGLGLATAIFIDATVVRMVLVPATMTLLGRTNWWLPKWLDRMLPRGPVGTDDTDAESTGGAPRPRLVDR; translated from the coding sequence ATGCTCTCGAAAGCCCTGTTGCGCCTGGGCGCAAGCGCTGCCCGCCATCCCTGGCGGGTGATCGCGGCATGGCTGGTCGCCGCCACGCTCGCCGTCCTCGCCGCCGTCGCCTTCGGCGGGCGGACCGCGGACACGATGACCGCTCCGGGACTGGACTCCCAACGGGCCGCGGAACTGATCGAGCGGGCAGGCACCGGCCAGGAGGGGATGACCGCCCAAGTGGTCGTCACCCCCCTCGACGACGGTGCGTCGTTCTTCGACGACGACGGCGCGCGCACCGCTCTCACGCGGCTGCGGGCCGAGGTGAAGCGGCTGCCGCACGTGCTCGGGACGAGCGACCCGGCGGGGGCGCTCGACGCGGGCGGGGACACCGCCGTGCGCGGCGGCCTCGTTTCGGCCGACGGGCGGATCGCAGTCGTCCGGGTGCAGTACCCCGACCAGAGCCGGCTGTCGGCCGAAGACCTCGACGCCCTCGTCGATCTCGGCGACCGGCTGCGCGCCGAACTGCCCCTGCGCATCGAGATGGGCGGGAACCTCTTCTACGCCTTCTCCGACCCCGACGGCGGCGCGAGCGAGCTGATCGGCCTCCTCGCCGCGGCCGCGATCCTGTTCCTGGCGTTCGGTTCGCTCGTCGCCGCCGCGCTGCCGATCGGCATGGCGGTCTTCGGGCTGACCGTCGGGGTCGCCACGATGACGGTACTGGCGGGGGTGACAGAGGTCCCCACCTTCGCACCGGTCCTGGGCAGCATGGTCGGGCTCGGAGTGGGCATCGACTACGCGCTGTTCGTGCTCGCCAGGCACCGGGAGTACCTCGCGTGCGGGCTCGATCCGCAGGCGGCGGCCGGACGAGCGGTGGCAACGGCGGGGCGGCCGGTGGTCTTCGCGGGCGGCACCGTCGTCGTGTCGATCCTCGGCCTGGCGGTCGCGAACGTGCCGTTCATGACGGTGGGCGGGGTTGCCGTCTCGATCGTCGTCCTGACGATGGTGCTCGCGTCGGTGACGCTGCTGCCGGCCTTCCTCGGCGCGGCGGGCCCGCGCCTGGCCCGGGCCGGCCGGATCGGCCGGGCTGTGCAGACCAGGAAGCCGGCCCGACTCGCACGGCGGCGGGACCCGGCGGCAGGCGCCGCCCACGCCGCCGGGTGGCGTCGCTGGATCGGGCACGTCAGCCGGCACCCGGTGCCGTACGCGGTCGGCGCGGCGGGGCTGCTGCTGACCGCGACGCTGCCCGTGCTCGGCCTGCGCGTCGGCCTGCCCGACGACGGCTCACTGCCCCACAGCCGTACCGAGCGCCGGGCCTACGACCTCGTCGCCGAGGGGTTCGGCCCGGGCACCAACGGTCCCCTCGTCATCGCCGCGGACCCCACCGGTGATCCGGGAGTGCTGGACCGACTCGTCGGGGCGGTCGCGGCGGATCCGGGCATCGCATCCGTCGCGCCGACGCACATCGATCGGGCCACCGGCATCGCGACCCTCGTGGTGTTCCCGACCACCAGCCCTCAGGACAAGGCCACGGCCGACACCATCGCCCGGCTGCGCACCGACGTGCTGCCCACGGCGATCGGGCACGGCCCGGCCAGGGCCCACGTCGGCGGCGCCGCCGCGAGCCTGTCCGATGTGGGCCAACGCACCAGCCAACGCCTACCGGTGTTCGTCGCCGCCGTGCTGGCGATGTCGTTCCTGCTGCTGATGCTGGTCTTCCGCTCGATACTCGTACCGCTCAAGGCGGTACTGCTGAATCTGCTGAGCATCGGCGCGGCCTACGGCGTCATGGTCGCGGTCTTCCAGTGGGGCTGGGGAGGCGCACTCATCGGGCTGGAAGCGACGGTTCCGATCGTGTCGTTCATCCCGATGTTCCTCTTCGCCATCCTGTTCGGCCTGTCGATGGACTACGAGGTGTTCCTCCTCTCCCGCGTACGTGAGGAGTACCTGCGCACCGGCGACAACGGCACGGCGATCGTTGAGGGCGTCTCGCGCACCGCCCGGATCATCACCTCGGCCGCCCTCATCATGGTGGCGGTCTTCCTGTCCTTCGCCGTCGCCGAGGACCCCTCCACCAAAATGTTCGGGCTCGGCCTGGCCACCGCGATCTTCATCGACGCCACGGTCGTACGCATGGTGCTGGTACCGGCGACCATGACACTCCTCGGCCGGACCAACTGGTGGCTGCCGAAGTGGCTGGACCGGATGCTTCCCCGCGGCCCGGTCGGCACCGACGACACCGACGCGGAATCCACGGGTGGGGCCCCGCGTCCACGGCTGGTTGACCGTTGA
- a CDS encoding helix-turn-helix domain-containing protein: MVLGKRLRQLREQAGVSFDDAARAIEVTALTVRRMEKAEVGLRIPYVKELLRTYGVSGTEIEDFLNLAREANQPGWWHKFRDVLPEWFSAYVSLESEAAVIRLYEPQYVPGLLQTHDYAAALIRVGFPNASPEEVERHVALRLRRQDLLVKPEAPAVWAILDETVLRRPVGGPEVMRAQIDRLAEATERPKVRLQIMRFAAGPHPGAYGPFHYFRFGFSELPDIVYTEGLAGAQYVDQPADVVTYLEVMDRMSVQAEPVARTRDILAALRKEL; this comes from the coding sequence ATGGTTCTCGGTAAACGGCTCCGGCAGCTGCGGGAGCAGGCCGGAGTCTCCTTCGACGACGCCGCCCGCGCCATCGAGGTCACCGCCCTGACGGTCCGCCGCATGGAAAAGGCCGAGGTCGGTCTCCGTATCCCCTACGTGAAGGAGCTGCTGCGCACCTACGGGGTCTCCGGCACCGAGATCGAGGACTTCCTCAACCTGGCCCGCGAGGCCAACCAGCCCGGCTGGTGGCACAAGTTCCGCGATGTGCTGCCGGAGTGGTTCAGCGCGTACGTGAGCCTGGAGAGCGAAGCCGCCGTCATCCGTCTCTACGAACCCCAGTACGTACCCGGCCTGTTGCAGACCCACGACTACGCCGCCGCGCTCATCCGCGTCGGCTTCCCCAACGCGAGCCCCGAGGAAGTCGAGCGGCACGTCGCGCTGCGCCTCAGACGCCAGGACCTGCTGGTCAAACCCGAGGCCCCGGCCGTCTGGGCCATCCTCGACGAGACCGTGCTGCGCCGGCCGGTGGGCGGCCCCGAGGTGATGCGGGCCCAGATCGACCGGCTCGCCGAGGCGACGGAGCGGCCCAAGGTCAGGCTCCAGATCATGCGGTTCGCGGCCGGACCCCACCCCGGGGCGTACGGCCCCTTCCACTACTTCCGTTTCGGCTTCTCCGAACTCCCCGACATCGTCTACACCGAGGGCCTCGCGGGCGCCCAGTACGTCGACCAGCCCGCGGACGTCGTGACCTACCTGGAGGTCATGGACCGGATGTCCGTGCAGGCGGAACCGGTGGCCCGGACCAGGGACATCCTGGCGGCACTACGCAAGGAGTTGTGA
- a CDS encoding DUF397 domain-containing protein — MARTPNGPVHSGMPAPELGAEGWRKPWSGTNGGSCVEAKRLPDGSVAFRQSTDPDGPALVYSREEMVAFLEGAKAGEADFLIA; from the coding sequence ATGGCAAGGACACCCAACGGCCCCGTCCACAGCGGCATGCCCGCACCCGAACTCGGCGCCGAGGGCTGGCGCAAGCCCTGGAGCGGCACCAACGGCGGTTCCTGCGTCGAGGCCAAGCGCCTGCCCGACGGCAGCGTCGCCTTCCGCCAGTCCACCGACCCGGACGGCCCCGCCCTGGTCTACTCGCGGGAGGAGATGGTGGCGTTCCTGGAGGGCGCCAAGGCCGGCGAGGCCGACTTCCTCATCGCCTGA
- a CDS encoding SAM-dependent methyltransferase — MADGHPTPDQEALSKIDTTVPHSARIWNYWMGGKDNYEVDRVAGDAYREIAPNIETMARASRVYLIRTVTFVARERGIRQFLDIGTGLPTYDNTHQVAQKAAPESRIVYVDNDPLVLRHAQALLTSTPEGVTDYVDADLHDPDTILEAAGKILDFSKPVALMLMGILGHIQDYEEAKEIVRRLQAALPSGSYFVHYDSTDTDAELKRAQDGYDDTGAVPYVLRSPRQLHAYYEGLELLEPGIVSCPLWRPEPGTNPEPTDVYGGVAYKA, encoded by the coding sequence ATGGCAGACGGCCACCCCACTCCCGATCAGGAAGCCCTGTCGAAGATCGACACCACGGTGCCGCACTCGGCCCGCATCTGGAACTACTGGATGGGCGGCAAGGACAACTACGAGGTCGACCGCGTAGCGGGGGACGCCTATCGCGAGATCGCCCCCAACATCGAGACGATGGCCCGCGCCTCCCGCGTCTATCTCATCCGCACGGTCACCTTCGTGGCCCGCGAGCGCGGCATCCGCCAGTTCCTGGACATCGGCACCGGCCTTCCGACGTACGACAACACCCACCAGGTCGCCCAGAAGGCCGCCCCCGAGTCCCGCATCGTCTACGTCGACAACGACCCCCTGGTACTGCGGCACGCGCAGGCCCTGCTCACCAGCACCCCCGAAGGGGTCACCGACTACGTCGACGCGGACCTGCACGACCCGGACACCATCCTCGAAGCCGCCGGGAAGATCCTCGACTTCAGCAAGCCGGTGGCCCTGATGCTGATGGGCATCCTCGGCCACATCCAGGACTACGAGGAGGCCAAGGAGATCGTCCGCCGACTCCAGGCCGCCCTGCCGTCGGGCAGCTACTTCGTCCACTACGACAGCACGGACACCGACGCCGAACTCAAGCGGGCCCAGGACGGCTACGACGACACCGGCGCCGTCCCGTACGTCCTGCGCAGCCCCCGCCAGCTGCACGCGTACTACGAGGGCCTGGAACTCCTGGAGCCCGGCATCGTGTCCTGCCCGCTGTGGCGCCCGGAGCCGGGGACGAACCCCGAGCCGACGGACGTGTACGGGGGAGTGGCCTACAAGGCCTAG
- a CDS encoding MarR family winged helix-turn-helix transcriptional regulator: MTGPADLARQVLDVVENLVPLWFSALEDVTPRLSPRQVLALRAVRHRPELNLTTLAEQLEVGLPTASRLCDRLEAAGLLQRCVRLDDRREVGLVVTARGRGFLADVTERLSVRLADALGALPPAERARVEQALRALG, translated from the coding sequence ATGACCGGCCCCGCGGATCTCGCCCGGCAGGTTCTCGACGTCGTGGAGAACCTGGTGCCGCTCTGGTTCTCGGCCCTCGAGGACGTCACCCCGCGACTGTCCCCGAGACAGGTCCTGGCACTGAGAGCGGTGCGCCACCGGCCGGAGCTGAACCTCACCACCCTGGCCGAGCAGCTCGAGGTCGGCCTGCCCACGGCCAGCCGGCTCTGCGACCGGCTCGAAGCGGCCGGTCTGCTCCAGCGGTGCGTCAGGCTCGACGACCGGCGTGAGGTGGGTCTGGTGGTGACCGCGCGCGGGCGCGGGTTCCTCGCGGACGTCACCGAGCGCCTGTCGGTGCGTCTGGCCGATGCGTTGGGGGCGCTGCCGCCGGCGGAGCGCGCGCGAGTCGAGCAGGCGCTACGGGCCCTCGGGTGA
- a CDS encoding PP2C family protein-serine/threonine phosphatase produces the protein MTRTWHISSVTDAARARIATARLATAHGVPPTDRVRLVSVLTAQLRQCLTKGGTWLLTARATTARPGGTRFLVELTSATQRPGEFRQPWRLTVACSGEARLPDSEHVAGDPATLAEALFGADEDAALLLEKLEEQEALVAFHREELHQTNQGVLALHAELDAAGRAQRELFAAEQKAREEAENARGRLTFLADASAALTASLNPDAVVRLLPTLLVPRYARTADVWLFDGEDDVRRGGPRPAAAVVAARRGRPQYAADHPGGLPGVDDQPPSALDPTRPLLCVPLMTRRAPLGVLTLSPPDDEHWDADDAFMLIELARRAGVALENARRFEHNRDIAETLQRALLTELPTTPGLRLAARYLPATRGLNIGGDWYDAFRQPDGSLITVIGDVTGHGLHAAVMMSQLRTALRAYAVDGKSPGQLLTHLHLFLHHLQPDLYATAVIARFHPHEPTLTWAAAGHPPPVLRSPDGQVRVLDAKPGAMLGIPLHQEIADHTVPLPPGSTLALYTDGLVERRAQGIDPGIERLATALGTLRPTTFDDDLEASADLLLHPLLDDEHEDDVCLLLCHVHSDAGDRTVRLP, from the coding sequence ATGACCCGTACCTGGCACATCAGTTCCGTCACCGACGCCGCTCGGGCCCGTATCGCCACCGCGCGGCTGGCCACCGCGCACGGGGTGCCCCCCACCGACCGGGTCCGGCTGGTCTCCGTGCTCACCGCGCAGCTGCGGCAGTGCCTCACCAAGGGAGGCACCTGGCTGCTGACCGCGCGGGCCACCACCGCGCGGCCCGGCGGCACCCGGTTCCTGGTCGAGTTGACGTCGGCGACGCAGCGGCCGGGCGAGTTCCGCCAGCCCTGGCGGCTGACGGTCGCCTGCTCGGGGGAGGCTCGGCTGCCGGACAGCGAGCATGTGGCGGGCGATCCGGCGACGCTCGCGGAGGCCCTGTTCGGGGCCGACGAGGATGCCGCGCTGCTGCTGGAGAAGCTCGAAGAGCAGGAGGCGCTGGTCGCGTTCCACCGCGAGGAACTCCACCAGACCAACCAGGGCGTTCTCGCCCTGCACGCCGAGCTGGACGCGGCCGGGCGGGCGCAGCGCGAACTCTTCGCCGCCGAGCAGAAGGCCCGCGAGGAGGCGGAGAACGCCCGGGGCAGACTCACCTTCCTCGCCGACGCCAGCGCCGCCCTGACCGCGTCCCTCAACCCCGACGCGGTCGTGCGGCTGCTGCCCACTCTCCTGGTGCCCCGGTACGCCCGCACCGCCGACGTATGGCTGTTCGACGGGGAGGACGATGTGCGCCGGGGCGGCCCGCGCCCGGCCGCCGCCGTCGTCGCGGCCCGCCGGGGGCGCCCCCAGTACGCCGCCGACCACCCAGGCGGCCTGCCCGGCGTCGACGACCAGCCGCCCTCCGCGCTCGACCCCACCCGGCCGCTGCTCTGCGTGCCGCTGATGACCCGCCGCGCCCCCTTGGGCGTACTGACGCTGTCACCGCCCGACGACGAGCACTGGGACGCCGACGACGCCTTCATGCTGATCGAGCTCGCCCGGCGGGCCGGCGTGGCCCTGGAGAACGCCCGGCGCTTCGAGCACAACCGCGACATCGCCGAGACCCTGCAACGCGCCCTGCTCACCGAGCTGCCCACCACCCCTGGCCTGCGGCTCGCCGCGCGCTATCTGCCGGCCACCCGGGGCCTGAACATCGGCGGCGACTGGTACGACGCCTTCCGCCAGCCCGACGGCAGCCTGATCACCGTCATCGGCGACGTCACCGGCCACGGTCTGCACGCCGCGGTGATGATGAGCCAGCTGCGGACCGCGCTGCGCGCCTACGCGGTCGACGGCAAGAGCCCCGGCCAGCTCCTCACCCATCTGCATCTGTTCCTGCACCATCTGCAGCCCGACCTGTACGCCACCGCCGTCATCGCCCGGTTCCATCCGCACGAACCCACCCTCACCTGGGCCGCCGCGGGACATCCGCCGCCGGTGCTGCGCTCGCCCGACGGGCAGGTACGCGTCCTGGACGCCAAGCCCGGCGCGATGCTCGGCATCCCGCTGCACCAGGAGATCGCAGACCACACCGTCCCGCTGCCGCCCGGCTCGACCCTGGCGCTCTACACGGACGGACTGGTGGAACGCCGCGCCCAGGGCATCGACCCCGGCATCGAGCGGCTGGCCACGGCCCTCGGGACGCTCCGGCCCACCACGTTCGACGACGACCTCGAAGCATCGGCCGACCTGCTCCTGCACCCCCTGCTGGACGACGAGCACGAGGACGACGTCTGCCTGCTGCTGTGCCATGTGCACAGCGACGCGGGCGACCGCACGGTCCGGCTCCCCTGA
- a CDS encoding ATP-binding SpoIIE family protein phosphatase, giving the protein MPRVWEVPVHDSTRVRDARVAAEAAAARAGLDEGRAAGAALVATELATNLLKHAGGGLILLDVMARPAPDRADGAASLVQIVAIDHGPGMPDVASALRDGFSTTSSLGAGLGTCRRVSDDFDLHSTVGLGTVALARIGARPGRRRAPDRFPAPAVRAGGVNIPFAGAEFSGDAWAWVRTGDLTTLMLADGLGHGLAAARASSAAVEQLCRAPELPPAQLLRRLEGALRDTRGAAVAVAQLDVSAGRLLFSGIGNIGARLRTGADWQPLLSRPGIVGAHRAAHLPQHEVAWGDDCLLVLHSDGLPSRWSPGPAAHSPTLDPAVIAAVIVRDASSPARPVRDDTTVAVLSPSPPDHLP; this is encoded by the coding sequence ATGCCGCGCGTCTGGGAGGTACCGGTGCACGACTCGACCCGGGTGCGGGACGCCCGGGTGGCCGCCGAGGCCGCGGCCGCGCGGGCGGGGCTCGACGAGGGCCGCGCCGCCGGTGCCGCGCTGGTGGCCACCGAGCTGGCCACGAATCTGCTCAAGCACGCCGGCGGCGGGCTGATACTGCTGGACGTCATGGCCCGCCCCGCGCCGGACCGGGCGGACGGTGCGGCCTCCCTGGTGCAGATCGTGGCGATCGACCACGGGCCGGGCATGCCCGATGTCGCGAGCGCCCTGCGCGACGGCTTCTCGACCACGTCCTCGCTCGGCGCGGGCCTCGGCACCTGCCGCCGCGTCTCCGACGACTTCGACCTGCACAGCACGGTCGGCCTGGGCACCGTCGCCCTCGCCCGGATCGGCGCCCGGCCGGGGCGCCGACGCGCACCCGACCGCTTTCCCGCCCCGGCCGTGCGGGCCGGGGGCGTCAACATCCCCTTCGCCGGCGCGGAGTTCTCCGGCGACGCCTGGGCGTGGGTCCGCACGGGCGACCTCACCACGCTGATGCTGGCCGACGGGCTGGGCCACGGTCTGGCGGCGGCACGCGCTTCCTCGGCGGCCGTGGAGCAGCTGTGCCGGGCACCCGAGCTGCCCCCCGCGCAGTTGCTGCGGCGGCTGGAGGGCGCGCTGCGCGACACCCGGGGCGCGGCCGTCGCCGTGGCCCAACTCGACGTGTCCGCCGGGCGGTTGCTGTTCTCCGGCATCGGCAACATCGGGGCGCGGCTGCGCACCGGCGCCGACTGGCAGCCGCTGCTGTCACGGCCCGGCATAGTCGGCGCCCACCGGGCGGCGCACCTGCCGCAGCACGAGGTGGCCTGGGGGGACGACTGTCTTCTCGTGCTGCACAGCGACGGCCTGCCGAGCCGCTGGAGTCCGGGCCCCGCCGCCCACAGCCCCACCCTCGACCCCGCTGTGATCGCCGCCGTGATCGTGCGCGACGCGAGCAGCCCCGCCCGGCCGGTCCGCGACGACACCACCGTCGCGGTGCTGAGCCCCTCCCCGCCGGACCACCTCCCATGA